The Salminus brasiliensis chromosome 3, fSalBra1.hap2, whole genome shotgun sequence genome contains a region encoding:
- the stmn1a gene encoding stathmin 1a: MASPSDIQVKELDKRASGQAFEVILGNPAPDAKGEFPLSPPKKKDLSLEEIQRKLEAAEERRKSHEAEVLKHLAEKREHEKEVLQKAAEENNNFSKMAEEKLNQKMEANKENRTAIMAAMNEKFKEKDKKLEEVRKNKETKEGTGDEAN; the protein is encoded by the exons ATGGCTTCCCCCAGTG ATATTCAGGTAAAGGAGCTGGACAAGCGTGCTTCAGGCCAGGCTTTTGAAGTCATTCTGGGTAATCCTGCCCCAGATGCAAAAGGAgagttccctctctctcctccaaaGAAAAAGGATCTGTCATTGGAGGAGATCCAGAGGAAACTAGAAGCAGCTGAGGAAAGGCGCAAG TCCCATGAAGCGGAGGTTCTAAAGCACTTAGCTGAGAAACGTGAGCATGAAAAGGAGGTGCTGCAGAAAGCTGCAGAGGAAAACAATAACTTCAGCAAAATGGCAGAAGAGAAGCTTAATCAAAAAATGGAAGCCAATAAAGAAAATCGCACGGCTATAATGGCAGCTATGAATGAGAAGTTTAAAGAGAAG GATAAGAAGCTAGAAGAGGTGCGAAAGAACAAAGAGACCAAAGAGGGAACTGGTGATGAAGcaaattga